Proteins from a genomic interval of Candidatus Bathyarchaeota archaeon:
- a CDS encoding S49 family peptidase, with protein sequence MKRSNKRLASLKKSIFKKENKSLFLIVILILAAYSSLFFITKPYRPNNIGIIEICGQINSSEKYEFIMDMIEFAKKNETIKAVVLSIDSPGGFADIVQDIYMNLLDLRESKPIVAHVVGFGVSGAYYIAVSADYIYAVPAAMVGNVGVIVTLPGKPEPLESVMETGPYKQRGISGKDFPFSIQSVLDDFLDAVESQRGEVLKLERVELSKGLMYIGREASDNGMIDEVGSSHDAISKAAELANLGTYSVIEIDDYVEKPFIVSIGLSRDQSGLTLDTLMKIRDPPAFYYIYANPDIDSDEQAINTSWPSEDMNLGFGDSDFILVDISHENGFMHWETNILFYELASRSHSIRYVNSSEKLGEMLIGAKAFIIINPKTFFSDEEITSIKDYVGSGGKLLLISDPTRNSTSYMNSLTTDFGMLFGNGYLYNLDEKHGNYRNIIIEEYHDNNITQGLQKTVFFTATHILSESGKIGFTSEMTYNSESESTGEYSPIVLLPDKEILAIGDQTFFMEPYCYTFDNYYLIENIADFLTN encoded by the coding sequence ATGAAAAGATCAAATAAGAGACTTGCATCTTTGAAAAAATCGATTTTCAAAAAGGAAAATAAGAGCCTTTTTCTTATCGTAATATTGATATTAGCAGCTTATTCTTCTTTGTTCTTCATAACCAAACCTTATAGGCCTAATAATATTGGCATAATTGAAATCTGCGGTCAAATAAATTCCAGCGAAAAGTACGAGTTCATAATGGATATGATAGAATTTGCAAAGAAAAATGAGACCATCAAAGCTGTGGTATTGAGTATAGACAGTCCAGGTGGATTCGCTGATATAGTTCAAGATATTTATATGAATCTCTTAGATTTACGTGAAAGTAAACCTATCGTAGCTCACGTCGTTGGTTTCGGTGTTTCTGGGGCATACTATATCGCTGTTTCAGCGGATTATATTTATGCAGTTCCTGCGGCGATGGTTGGAAATGTTGGGGTAATCGTCACGCTTCCAGGAAAACCAGAACCGCTCGAGAGCGTAATGGAAACAGGACCCTATAAGCAAAGAGGAATATCTGGGAAGGACTTTCCTTTTAGCATTCAATCTGTCTTAGATGATTTTCTAGACGCAGTAGAAAGTCAGAGAGGAGAGGTATTGAAATTAGAGAGAGTTGAGCTCTCAAAAGGGTTAATGTACATTGGTAGAGAAGCTTCTGATAATGGCATGATCGATGAAGTTGGATCAAGTCATGACGCTATAAGTAAAGCTGCAGAATTAGCTAATTTAGGAACATACTCAGTTATAGAAATAGACGATTACGTGGAGAAACCGTTCATAGTATCGATAGGTCTTTCAAGAGATCAATCAGGTTTGACTTTGGATACACTTATGAAAATACGCGATCCACCAGCATTCTATTATATATATGCGAATCCTGACATCGATTCCGATGAACAGGCGATAAATACATCATGGCCTTCTGAGGATATGAATTTAGGTTTTGGCGATAGTGATTTTATTTTAGTTGATATCTCACATGAAAATGGGTTTATGCACTGGGAAACAAATATTCTCTTCTATGAATTAGCTTCAAGATCGCACTCAATAAGGTATGTCAACTCTTCAGAGAAACTTGGTGAAATGTTGATTGGTGCAAAGGCGTTCATAATAATTAATCCAAAGACCTTCTTCTCAGATGAAGAGATCACTTCTATCAAAGATTATGTTGGGTCCGGTGGTAAACTTTTACTGATATCCGATCCTACAAGAAATTCTACTAGCTACATGAATAGCTTGACAACAGACTTTGGAATGTTGTTCGGTAATGGCTACTTGTACAACTTAGATGAGAAGCATGGAAACTATAGAAATATCATAATAGAGGAATATCATGATAATAATATAACTCAAGGCTTGCAGAAGACAGTCTTTTTCACTGCAACTCATATTCTTTCAGAAAGTGGAAAAATAGGTTTTACCAGCGAAATGACCTACAATTCAGAAAGTGAAAGTACTGGAGAATATTCGCCCATAGTGTTGCTTCCAGATAAAGAAATTCTAGCGATCGGGGACCAGACTTTCTTTATGGAACCTTATTGTTATACATTTGATAACTACTATTTGATAGAAAATATTGCTGACTTTTTAACTAATTAG
- a CDS encoding ABC transporter ATP-binding protein, whose protein sequence is LTIANYISDRIAVMHLGKIVEIGKANEVTNNPKHPYTKALLSAILPLEPKQKKRKILIKGEVFSQKAISKGCRFYSRCYFRKKLCEKKEPILKKVGKERLVACHFAN, encoded by the coding sequence TTTAACTATAGCAAATTATATCTCTGATAGAATTGCTGTAATGCATCTTGGAAAAATTGTTGAAATTGGAAAAGCGAATGAAGTAACAAATAATCCAAAGCACCCTTATACAAAAGCACTGCTTTCAGCTATTCTACCTTTAGAACCTAAGCAAAAGAAGCGAAAAATCTTGATCAAAGGGGAAGTTTTTAGTCAAAAAGCCATATCGAAAGGTTGTAGATTCTATTCTAGATGCTATTTTAGAAAGAAACTCTGCGAGAAAAAAGAGCCGATACTGAAAAAAGTTGGCAAGGAGCGCTTAGTCGCTTGCCATTTTGCTAATTAG